The Drosophila sulfurigaster albostrigata strain 15112-1811.04 chromosome 3, ASM2355843v2, whole genome shotgun sequence genomic sequence ACAAAGTACGACTATGGCAAGAAAGTGCACAATCTGCgcaatcaattcaattcggaattaaagaaatacgagcgtcgcataaaaaatgctgaAGGAATTCGAGCCATCTCACCTAAGAGCTGCCGCTGGGAACACTTCGAGAAGTTAATGTTCCTGCGGCCCATAATTGAAAGACGGCCGGGATATCAACCACAATGTAAGGTAATAAATTTACACCCTGATTGCCATCTGTCTCACGGTACATAGAATTTTGTTGTTCGTACTTTCTGCATTTGTTTTggaacatatttaaatatgcaaatatgagaaattgttgatttcaatttgttagTACTGGataatttaaacttttgctttttcagaGCTCGGTAAAAAACGATGAATGCAGTACTGCAGAAACACATGTAAAAGGAACTGTATCAGGAAGTCAACTGGGGACTGGAAATATCGTGCAGCTGGAGCTGTTAAGCGTAGAGGACACAAGCAATAGCAGTGCAAAGGAACAAGCCACTTGTGACTTACAAGTCACTCCAAAGTCTGAAGTAGCTTCCAGCCTGTCTACGGATCCTTCAATCAATGTTCTTCGCAGAGATTCTATAACGATAAAATCTGCCGAAACACAAAACTATTCGAATGCGCAAGGACCGGGTCAGCCGAACACAATCCGCGACCAATGGGATGCATTTGGCGAATTAATAGCGAATGAATTTCGCAATTTAAACTCAGCGATTTCACGCAAAAAgttaaaacgaaaaattatGCAAGTTATGCTGGAAGTCGGCGAAGAAgatgatcaaaaatatacaagcAACAATTGACTTCATACTAATTTGTTAGTTATTTCCCTTTAGACTGGCTTGGTGAAGTGCATTAGGAGGCGTTATGTCGCTTAATACATAATTGTATTATCACGATGTGCCTTATCTACCAATAAATCTAGCACTAAACTATAACGCAGAACTGACGATATGAGCAGGAAACCCTATCATTTCGTCACAACATAGCTATAAACAACGTCACTGTACAATAACGGCAAGTGACTCATTGTAGGGTCAAAGTTATTTTAAGAATGCAGACGATACTGGCGGAAAAGTCATAAACAATGTTTGGtcaatttccaatttataacattatttaaaatttgatgaTAACCATTTGTCTTAAAAACTAATCAAATtccaaaataaaatgcatgcTTTTTCACAATTGTTTGtactttataaaatatttctgttCATAGATGTTCATTGGGGTTTTCATTCACTCTTTTAACAATATAGTGCAGTTTTGTACAGATGTATATATAGCatagtatttaaaatcaatCGAAAACAAGTTGAAATCACAAGAAAATGAAGTAAAGTTATTTACAAGAATTTATTAATGTAAGTGAACAATTACTACGACTAATTTACATCTAGAAATCGATCTCTATAAACTTTTTCTCTATGGTTGGAGTTCAGCACAATGTCTATCGTTGGGGCCACGCGTTTGATGCGTTGTTGAAATCGATCCCTGTCCCGTGCGATCTCCTGCCAGGCGCCCTTGCGAGCGGCGCGATAAGCAAAATCCCACGTGTGCATGACATGAACTTTTGGTTTTAGATTGAAGCGCACCTATcagtgaaaaatgaaattaaaatgacaaTACAAATTGATGTGTTCCCCCAACAATATTTACCTTCTTTGTAAATTCTTGATCTGCATCCTGCTCTTGGTTGTCGAATTTACAATCATCCGTGTTGTCCGTGGAGTTAAAATCAGCTTGGTCATCGAAATTAATGCAATCATCAGGCAGATTGCTGTCGTCCTCGAAGCAGATGAAGCTGTCATCGCTACTCTCGGATATGCTGCGTTGTCGCGTTATCTTGCAGGGTGTGTTTTTCGCAGGTGTTGTCCCCATCCCTTGACTTCGGTGATCCGACGTATCTTTGAGGTCCGTGTCGTCCTCGAAGCAGATGAAGCTGTCATCGCTACACTCGGAAATGCTACGTTGCCGTGCCAGTTTGCAGGATATGTTCTTAGCAAGTGTTTTTCCAGTACTTGCACATTGTTGATCCGACATATTTTTGAGGTCTGTTTCGTCAGGATCGTGACAAGTATCAAAAGTGTCATACTGGGGATGCATATCAATAAAGAAATAGCAAAACGATGGCTCGGTGCTCCGAGCAAACTCAATGCTTGTCATAGCCgaatttgttggcatttggCAATTGGATGTTGAGCATTGATTCAGAGCCGACTGCACTCGATTCACCACGTCCGCCACAAATTGTAGCGAGTACATCGCTGCCACTAATGGCTCAGGCTGCAAGTTGTTTAGAACCGAACCCGATCCCGATCCCTCCTCTGAAGATGATTTGTCCATCATACGCGACATCGTTATTTCAGAGTCCTGGACTGAAGATGATGAAACCGTTGTTGTCTGGGAACGTCGCGTTGGCGCCGCGCACCGATAATGTTCGTGTATTGGCGAACTCATGATTCCAATCATTCGAAATAGATGCAACAAATAGTCAGGCAGTAATGTAAATATGATTGACAAGTAAATGTTTTGCAGctccattaaaataaacaattctcTTATGTGTTTCTTGAGTTACTACGTTGTGAGAATCCATTTTCTTGcgtttggttgttgttgttgctgctgttagaTGCATTTTCGTTACACCCAAAGGGTATTATTCATCGCTCGTGTTTGAATAATCCATTGCTAAGCTATGACTGTGTTGTACGTACATGCATAATCCAATGTTAAcgatttatattattgttattaatatacatacatccacttatgtacatactatGAAATAGATCAGAACAGTTGCGAAATGTCAGAAGAGTTGAAATGATTCTTAATCCAACCGAATGTTAAAAGTTTCTCTACTAGATTGACCGTTtgaatatgtttgtttgtttgttgattgcCAGAGTAAATTGCTCAATatataacaacaattaaattcacacgttttccacaaaataaattccataCTTTTCACCTTGattaagtaaaaaaattgTCTATGAATGTATTGGTTTCCTTTCATGAAAATAACAGAGTTGCTTACAGAATTATCGACATCACGTTTTCATTGGCCGCATAAGATATACGATTTGTAACAAcgattattttatatttatcgaATATGTCATTGATAATTGTGAGCtgatttacaaaatatatacaaaaatgatttcaaaactttttcggctgtaaattgttttgcaacaattgcaaGTCATCTATAATTTAGCTGAAATGTTGATCTCTTTGTCCACTATagcaaattcatttaatttgcaagcTAAGAATACCGATTGAAAATTACACAAAGGTAACAACTGACAGCCATCAAAAAATGTATGAAtctaaaaacgaaataaaattgaatgcTTCAAAGCTACATATCCGAAATAATCTTTCGCATTTATAGTGacttattaaattcaaaaatatcatataactaatggttttattttcagaataaAATTACTgcactaaattaaataaacatatttaaatagacAATCTGGGTCTCGCTTATCTTTTAGtcttttatctatttattcaCTACACCCAAATTTAAACAGCTTGCCAATCAAATGATTGCGATACGGAATTTATTGAGGGGGATTCCTATGTTTGTCTTGCTGACCGTCACTAATGTTTAATAAGCAATCGATATACGATTCCAATACGATTTCGTCATTCTAGTTTGGCAACTTTCGTTTTTCTTGCATAAGTTGAAGCTTGGCACATTCAAAGTTCATTAGGTATCTGGCTGAACATTGAAGAAGTGCTTAATAATCATGCAGTGTCCGTTTCTTAACCGTTTCAACGCGAATTACTTACGTAGTTACACTGAGGTCTTGTATCAATCCTATGGTGCATTTTGTCCTGTAGTTggcaaaacaattaataatgcTACTGAGAAAAAACTTTCTCTtacaacgacgacggcaagAAACGCAGTGCAATTTTCGTCGGTGGCTACAAGGTCATACTCGACAAAAAAGCTATAGCGTTGACACCAATTCGAACTCGAAGCTGTATGATGTAAGCGGCAGTAGCAACGGTGACCATGGCAACACAActgccacagcagctgccaacATTAGTCAGCCAAAGTCGACGTTTCAATATGAAAAGTTCTTTAATGAACAGATTTTGAAAAAGAAACGCGATCATTCGTATCGCGTGTTCAAGCGTGTGAATCGTTTGGCTGGAGATGGTCTCTTTCCTCATGCTCTCGAATATTCTGCCCAGTCGGAGCGACCGATTACCGTCTGGTGTTCTAATGACTACTTAGGCATGTCTGCCCACCCTAATGTGAAGCGAAAAGTAAAGGAGGCCTTGGAAATGCATGGATCGGGAGCGGGAGGTACGCGAAATATTTCGGGTAATTCGTTGCATCATGAACGTCTTGAGAGAAAGCTCGCCGAGCTGCACGAAAAAGAGGCTGCTCTCTTGTTCACCTCGTGCTTTGTGGCGAATGATTCTACGTTGTTTACGCTAGCGAAACTGCTGCCCAACTGTCACATCTTTTCGGATGCTGGCAATCATGCCTCAATGATTCAAGGCATACGTAATAGTGGCGTGCCCAAGCACATCTTTCGGCACAACGATGTCGAGCATTTGCGAGAGTTGTTGCAGAAAGTCGACAAAGCCACACCAAAGATTGTTGCATTTGAAACGGTGCATTCCATGACAGGTGCCATTTGTCCACTCGAAGAACTGCTTGACGTGGCGCACGAATATGGCGCTATAACATTCATCGATGAAGTACATGCTGTCGGCCTCTATGGTGACCATGGTGCTGGAGTTGGTGAGCGCGATGGTGTGCTGGACAAAATGGACATCATCTCTGGTACTCTGGGCAAGGCATTTGGCAACATTGGTGGCTATATCGCTGGCTCATCCATGCTCATTGACTTGATACGTTCGTATGCGGCTGGATTCATATTTACCACGTCATTGCCACCCACTGTGCTCTGTGGTGCACTGGAAGCAGTCACCATACTGGCGTCCATGGAGGGAAGACAACTTCGCAATCTGCATCAAAGGAATGTCTCGTACcttaaaaatttgttgcttCGAGAAGGTACTCTAGTTTTATACTAATATAACTTTAAATCATCAATAAACATTGTTATTTACTCTCAGGTTTTCCGGTGGAAGACACACCCAGCCACATTATTCCTATCAAAATCGGTGATCCACAGAAATGTACGCAAATCTCGAATGTGCTAATGGATCAATTTGGACACTATTTGCAAGCTATCAATTACCCAACTGTTGCCCGCGGTCAGGAAAAACTTCGTCTAGCTCCAACTCCCTTTCATACATTTGAGATGATGAATGTGCTCGTTACGGATCTGAAGAAGGTTTGGGAAATGCTTGAACTGTCGACCAACGTTCCACTTTCGCCCAATGGTTGCATGTTCTGCAACAGCGAGAGTTGCTGGCACAAAGATCATTCCCCTGATCTTGAATGTGGCATTCCGAATTGCCCCCGCTTGGAAATATCTGTGGCAGCTTAAAAAGCTCGTCctatcacaaaaaaatattgcttaTCTACTAAAATTACTTCCACTAAATTGGTGTAATGTGCATGACAAAGAGAATATTGGTAATTGGTAATCTAACACTGGTTGAAActtaatcaaatgaaatatatttacgtGCAATGTCATCGTGatgttttatttcaataaaataaaatttcaatctTATCAATTATAACGGCGATtgcaataatgataataattatgcaatttacaGGTTAGTATTCAGCAGATCAAGAGTATATCAGAAATACTAGAAGATTGTTTTCTatcaaagaaatatatatagttctCGCAACATATTAGACGTTCTTAATGACTTACGTGTGTAATTATAGGTTCGGTGTCCTAAAAATACATTGCAAGACGAAATAGAATCTGattgattttcaaaatatgtcttatatttgatttgaaagcggttttatttttgctcgTATTTGAGATATTCTTTAAAAGTAGTACTTAAACTTTAACGATTTCATCATTACTTTTGCTGCGGCCCCAGACTTTTATGCGTGTTCCTGCTAAATGacatatttgaattaatcTCTATAATATGGAATGCTTTTGTTGTGATTTTAACATACACTTGTCAAAACTTTAAGTCCTTAATAGCCTGTGGTAAATCTGGCAGTTTTATATCTTTGATTTGTTGTGGAATGTTCATACTTTTCACTGCGCTCACAGCTCGCGCTGGTGCCGCCGAGATTCCAGCCTCTTGCTTAACTAACTTATTCTGTTCCTCAATCCGGGCCATGATATCATTCATGTTGGTCTGCAGCACCATGCCACCCATTACTAGTTCGGAGAGAATGTGATGAACGGCATCGGCATGAAAAATTAGATCCAACTCGCAAACATTCTCAAAACACTTGTCCAATGTTTCGACGAACACTTGAATCAAGTCCAGAATGCCCAACTCACTTTCTGACGAGTCAACACAGAACACAAAGTACAATGTGGCATAATGACGATATATTAACTTGTAATCCGATCCACCAATCAAGCTAAAAATCACATCAAGTACATAGTTACATAGTATATAGGAAACGTTCTGAATACTTCAATCATTTACCTGCCGCCTTCCAGAAAATTGCAGACGTTATCATCGCGCTTGGAAACCAGTTGAAACGTCTCTTTGATGATTTGTTGTTGAAGGCTTTCATCCTAAGAGCGAAAAATACAGTTAGCACATCGCTAGGTAATCTATACATGAtgatattatttagtattaatattgccgcatatatgtacatatataaaactttGCTGCgttgcaataaaatgcaaaacatattcaaatgtatgtacatatgtcaATGAGCAATGCACTAATGTATGcccatttttaattgtttaaaaagtTCAACGTACAAAATATTGATAGAATTTCGATAATCGAGGCTTCCCATGATTATTAAACACAAGTATAGCTTTAATCATAGTAGAGATTAAATTTACatgtataaacaaatgaaattttttttttataaatattgaacaCTAGAGATGCAAATACCTCGATAAATCTAACATCATCGATATTTTCCGCGAGCGATTTCTTATGGCAATCACGAAAATGTACACTATATACGTGTGCGCGATGACGAAACAACATTATCATGATTTGTTCATATATCACAGTATTTCTAATTGAAACCTTTTTGAATAACGTATAGAAAAAAATTAGGAAAGTACGGGATAACCTGACAAAATATTAGATTTagataaaaataagtaagaaagtgtgagatacccgctacccattttgaataaaagctaaatattgcggtattttatcaaaatataccaaaatacaaatatactaaaaatatatcaaatgttatatttggtatatcgatataccacattcaaaatataccatagacggcacaatataccagattgacagtcaaagcaactaagacccctagcaagtaggcgtttttgcccatacaaaagtatatcTTTAATatcttccacaatttttatctgatcgtaatCAAATTtgcagaaatcataaatactataattattattgtatacaccattcgcagctgtagcttgaaaattacgcttgtcATTCGATTATATtgatttgcggaggcggaagtgggcgtgggaaaaatttgaaacaaacttgatctgcgtgcaaacataacaaatgctgtcgaagcctctgagatctaggtgttcatgcggacagacggacagacacacagacggacatggctagatcgtctcggctgttgatgctaatcaagaatactttatagggtcggagatgcctccttctacctgttacatacatttccagccggcacaaagttataatacccttctaccctatgggtagaaTAAAAGTAttgcaacaaaaaaggaaatggTTTTTCCCATGGATTtttgacaataaaataaacaatggcTTTTTAGTGAAGCTTGAACTAGAAAGTGCTGTAAAACTTCAGATGAAGTTAGTAGAAGAGATATAACagatttaattgtttttttgtaaattattacattatatGTATTagaaataagtttttatttatttatattcaaactATATGCACAAATCAAGGCAATAGTGTATTATAGTCGATATATACCAGGTACTGCATAGAACGGATAAGTATGGACATTAGGAACTTTAAAATAAGCGTATTCTTGGCAATAGTATTGTAAGACGATAATGAAACAAAGCTGAAATGACAttgacatatgtatgtaataatGTTTACATCATCTTAGCGGATTGCATGAGgtgttaaaattcaaataatatttttttttttattaaatattcgcTTATGTgttgtaaacaaacaaaattacgaaaaatgtaagaaataaagaaaaatttccAATCAGCAAATGTTGAGTACTTCAACAAGttagttttaaaaatgaatttgtgtATAATAGGTGCTCGAACAGCAGGACTTTGCTGTGCACGACGAGATATAGAGCATCAAGTGAGTCCTACGGTTTTTTTAACTCTCCAAAGATGTTTTTACAATTAATGACATTGAAGTATGTATGAAAATTTGCGGTACGTTAACTTTAAAGTGTATTATGTTATGCTATTATTAATTCTTCTTCTTATAAAACGTtgattttacatatttatattcaattgtgtcaaaattaagaaaaacaagtgagaaagctacagcaGTACTTTTGTGcgacttacatatgtatgtacatacatctTCCATAATAGGAGATTGCACTGGGATTCTTCTGATATTATTAACAACTTATTGAAgcaaaatatactgtattatTTAGATTATTTAAAACCGAATCATAATATTGTAGAACAGTTGGCTGAATGGTTATGTACACTTAGATTATCAGCATATTTTACTGCTTCAGCTTTTATTGCCATTTATTGCAGTTTCAATGGATTCTTTAATCTGGTTCTATCTAGTATGATAGATGCATGATAGgcttaatatttttatcaataccattaatggaaaatattttactaaaatattattgttttaatgtcATTTTTATTCAGCATAAATTTGCCCAAAGAGATGATGGGATACCCAGATTTTAAAATTGTcgagaataaatatttgtacattACATCTCAGGAAGTTTGTAAGTTTTTCAATCAATATGCCCACCATTTCGATCtgagaaaatatttacatacatacaattttaattatacgttataaatatatacgtGTTTTTCAAAAGGGCAACATATGGCAAGTAAGTTCACCCGTACATTCtgtaaatcatatttaatatttgacgATTGATTTATTGTAGGTCATCGTTAAGGATGTACTAACAAATATGCTGCAGGtgcattaatattttcatcgCGAATGGTCATTATAATACTCCCAATTATGCCGACATTCCAAACGCACATTTATTCAAGGGAAATTATCCACACAGTCACGGTTACAGATCCAGCGCGATTTTTGCTGGTAAATACGTAATTTTTAtcctattttattatttgatactTTCAGATAAAACTGTTCTTGTCATTGGCGGAGGACCAAGCGCCATAGACTTATCGAATATTATATCGAAATCGGTCAAACACGTGACGCTCAGCCATCATGCGGTTGGTATTTCAAATtcgatatttttgaaaaacgtTGCGACCAAACCTGATGTCAAGGAATTGGATGAGTATGGGGCGCATTTTGTTGATGGATCTTATGAAAATTTTGACACTATATTCTACTGCACTGGTTATAAATACGCATTTCCGTTTTTGAGTGTAACGACAGGAATCTACGTCGAAGACAATTATGTCCAAATGCTCTATAAACAATGCATCAATATACGCAATCCAACAATGGCAATAATAGGTCTCCCCTTCTACGTATGCGCAGCGCAAATGATGGACTTGCAAGCACGCTTCGTATTGAGCTACTTCTATGGGTCCAATAAGTTGCCTTCGACTCAAGAAATGCTAGAAAATTCAGTTGAAACGATGAATAAACGCTGACAAGCGGGATACAAGAAACGACAAGCGCACATGCTTGGAAACGATCAGGTAAATTACGATAATATTTAAGTGATTTcttatcaatttaattgtttttatttagatGAACTGTTACACGGAATTGGCAATTGAAAACATTCAATGGTAATGGTTAACCTGTAACTCAAAAGTAGCAAAAGCTTCCTTGAAAACTTGCATTTTTGGGAAGACGAATTCATTCActatattcattattaatgTTCGCCCACTAATAATCACTGATGGTATTTACATATACTTTTAATACTGATAATTTTCATCCATCTGATTAACATATTGCATAATAATCAATGCTCTTGACCACAACGaggaaaacattttaatgtgtaATTCGAGTCaagcaataattaataataataatgtaaaaaaagaataattaattgtatttgctttgcaaataaatattattcatattgtTGATaagattatttcaatttatgaagGCAACAATCTGAGCTTAAGGCCGGATCCTATAGTCTTGGCGAAGACGAAATGTAGAACAAACCGCATTATCTACACTTGTGTAAGATTAAAGCTCACTGCTCAGAAAAGTACACACTACGCAAGCTCTGGCATAGATTAAAATTGGCATTCAATAACAAGTGTTTAAAACGCTTACACTCCGCCAacaataattgatttaaattaattttgaaaatgagtTTGTGCATTATAGGTGCTGGCACAGCGGGACTTTGCTGTGCTCGACGTGCTTTGGAGTATCAGTTGTGTCCTACGGTTTTTGAACTCTCAACCGATATTGGGGGAACTTGGGtattcaacaaaaatgttggAACAGTTAATGGCATTGATGTTCACAGTAGCATGTATGAAAATTTACGGTAAGTATTGATCAAGGCAAATATCGTaaacaagtttttaattaGATGACTGTCTCGATATATtgtgttataaaaaaaataaaatctttgACATCTGGATGTTGAACTTACAGTTGcttgcacaaaaataaatcacatttttCCTTTATGCTTTCACATGTTTTCAGAGTAGTCTGCTActgataattataataaatatgaacatAAGGTTACGCgccataatttaatttaatatagttttctttattatttatgattatctatgtatgtatatgttttcaGCACCAATTTACCCAAGGAAATAATGGGATACCCGGATTTTAAAATtggtgaaaataaatattcatatattaaatcTGAGGAAATTTTCGAGTTTTTAAATCATTATGCGGAGCATTTTGATCTGAAAaagtatatacaatttaattcatACGTTATACGAGTTTTGCAAAAGAACAACATGTGGCAAGTGAGCTAAGCCGCGTATTCtctaaaataactttaattggacatttttaaatattaatttattgcagGTTATGGTAAAGAATGTTCTAACAAACAAGCTACAGGTGCAATATTTcgataatattttcattgcgaATGGTCATTATAATACTCCCAATTATGCCGACATTCCAAACGCACATTTATTCAAGGGAAATCATCTACACAGTCACGATTACAGATCCAGCGCGATTTTTGCTGGTAAATACACATGCACTTCTTATATTTATcctttacattttattatttgatactTTCAGATAAAACTGTTCTTGTCATTGGCGGAGGACCAAGCGCCTTAGACTTATCGAATATTATATCGAAATCGGCCAAACACGTGACGCTCAGCCATCATGCGGTTGGTATTTCAAATtcgatatttttgaaaaacgtTGCGACCAAACCTGATGTCAAGGAATTGGATGAGTATGGGGCGCATTTTGTTGATGGATCTTATGAAAATTTTGACACTATATTCTACTGCACTGGTTATAAATACGCATTTCCGTTTTTGAGTGTAACGACAGGAATCTACGTCGAAGACAATTATGTCCAAATGCTCTATAAACAATGCATTAATATACGCAATCCAACAATGGCAATAATAGGTCTCCCCTTCTACGTATGCGCAGCGCAAATGATGGACTTGCAAGCACGCTTCGTATTGAGCTACTTCTATGGGTCCAATAAGTTGCCTTCTACTCAAGAAATGCTAGAAAATACAGTTGAAACCATGAATAAACGCTGGCAAGCGGGATACAAGAAACGACAAGCGCACATGCTTGGGGAGAATCAAGTAAGATACGATTAACACATACataaaattagatttttgactaattgcaaatatttcttGTAGATGCACTACTTTACGGAATTGGCAAATGAagcaaaaatagaaaatattaaaccTGTAATGGCGAAATTACATATCGAAAGCACCAATTGCTTCAACGAGAATTTACTTCATTTTCGCGAAGACATTTTTAGACTTGTAGACAGCGAAACGTTTCTAAAACTTAATTAAGATTTTAAATGCTTTCATAAATTTTTCCTTCGCAATAAATGAGGAACGTTTTTCAGCTTTGATCCCTATAGTAATCACTTAAGTCTAGATTTTAAGTTATTTGTAATAACTTGgttttattcaatattaatttttgcaGCCGCTTTTTCTTCATTAACCGATTTGTACTCAGTTTTCGTATTGACGCACTCATTAATGATTGGTGAAAGCGAATTGTTATTCGGTTTAGAGACATGATTGTAGACAGCCATCGCTTGTGCAACAAATCCGGTAACGTCTCCAGGATTCGATGGCAATATCATTGTGTTATTCGTTTTTGCCAATTTCTTAAAAGCTTCGATGTACTGTTCAGCCAAAGTTAGAGAGGCAGCACTTTGACCGTCCTGAAAGTACATTATGAAATTCCATTCGATTTTCCAAGTTTTATATTAGTGATTTATTACCGTATTCGCCAGAGATTTTGCTATAGCTTGCAGACTACGAGCTCTAGCGTCTGCCACGGCGATCATAGCAGCTGCCTCGCCGCTAGCCTTGTTAATGTGCTCCTGACGTTCGGCCTCTGCGAAAAGCGAAGAGTTTTTATTAATGGGACTTCAGgtaaatgaaagaaaacaataatgagTTGTGCTCGATCCGATTTAACTCCTTTGAGAAGTATTGAATACCCTTGGTATACTTAGGCTCTAAAGGAGAATAGCTAACAAATGTACTGAATCTAGTTGTCAATGTCACTAGGATATAGGACTTTACACTGACGGACTGCTGAATAATTACATAAGCATTGCACTTACCAGAGGCTAGAATCCTTGACTTTCGTTTACCCTCTGCAATATTGATTTCAGCTTCACGGACTCCCTCGGACTCTAAAATTGCTGCTCTTTTTCTTCTCTCGGCTTCCACTTGCATTTGCATCGCCTCATGAACTCTAGTTGGTAGCTGGAGATAACATGACGCAATAACTATAAAACACatgaaattattgcaattataattaacGCTACTTACGCGAATGTCACGTATTTCATAACGCAGACAGGCGATGCCCCAAGCT encodes the following:
- the LOC133842343 gene encoding stomatin-like protein 2, mitochondrial, which codes for MSRLLFSARRLLPQQDFLLAGSCISTHSRSKASTPMNTIVMFVPQQEAWVVERMGRFHRILDPGLNILVPVADKIKYVQSLKEIAIDVPKQSAITSDNVTLSIDGVLYLRIIDPYRASYGVEDPEFAITQLAQTTMRSELGKMSLDKVFRERESLNVSIVDSINKASEAWGIACLRYEIRDIRLPTRVHEAMQMQVEAERRKRAAILESEGVREAEINIAEGKRKSRILASEAERQEHINKASGEAAAMIAVADARARSLQAIAKSLANTDGQSAASLTLAEQYIEAFKKLAKTNNTMILPSNPGDVTGFVAQAMAVYNHVSKPNNNSLSPIINECVNTKTEYKSVNEEKAAAKINIE